The genomic segment TTAGTAAATAACTTAAATATAAATAATATCATGAAAACATAAAACCCAATAAAAAACCAGAGCAATGTTCCAGCATTACCCTGGTGTATTTTAAATGAGATTAAAACTGCTGAAACCATTCCTGCCAAGGCTTCAGGTTACAGCAATATTTAAAGTCACAAAAACAGTCAAATGTATGAAAAAAATTCAAACCAAGAGCAGATTATGCCCGATTAACTTATGGTGTATTATGAAATTATCTTTGATAATGCTTTTTATAACGATCCTGCATGTATCGGCAGAGGTCTATTCACAAAATAGCAGATTATCACTGAAAGAAAGACAGGTAAAATTAAGGGATGCTTTTAAGCAAATTGAAATCCAAACCGATTTTTTGTTCCTATATAATGCTGATGATATCTCTGACGATTTAAAAGTAGATATTAGAGCCAAAGATCAACCGATAGAGGAGGTATTGGATGAGTTATTAAAAGATACGGGTTTGGGATATTCCATCAGGGAAAGACATATTGTTATCCGTCCAAAAGAGGTAAAGAAGCCCGGCGCTTTATCGTCGGCGCAAGGGATAAGAATTACCGGTACCGTGTCTGATAATCACGGTGAATTGCTGCCCGGGGTAAATGTACTGATTCGTGGTACAAGTTTGGGTACAGCTACAGATGCAAATGGTGAATATACGATTACCGTTCCGAGCGATACATCCGTATTGTTATTCCATTTCATGGGTTATCAGACCCGGGAAATCGAGGTCGGGAAACGCCGCGTGGTTGCCGTTACCATGATCGAAACAGCTTCTGAAATCGACGAGGTGGTAGTTGTGGCCTTTGGAACGCAAAAAAAAGAAAGCGTGATCGGCTCCATCAGTACCATAAATCCTGCCGAATTGAAAGTGCCTTCAAGTAATTTAACAACGGCTTTAGCTGGGAATATGGCGGGAGTCATTGCTTACCAACGAAGCGGGGAGCCAGGCGCTGATAACGCCGATTTTTTTGTACGCGGTATCACCACTTTCGGCACCAATACCAATCCTTTGATATTAATTGATGGAATCGAACTGACCACTACCGATCTGGCGCGCCTGCAACCGGACGATATCGCCAGCTTTTCCGTGATGAAGGATGCTACAGCGACGGCATTGTACGGTGCGCGCGGGGCCAACGGGGTGATATTGGTAACTACCAAGCAGGGAACGGTAGGTCCCGCGAAAATATCTATCCGTTATGAAAATTCAATTTCCTCACCCACACGGAATGTAAAATTAGCCGATCCGGTTACCTATATGAAGTTGCGTAACGAAGCGGTATTGACACGTAATCCGTTGGATGAACTACCCTATTCCGAAGAAAAAATTGAAAGTACGGCAGATGGAATGAACCCTTTGATATTTCCGGCCAATGACTGGCGCAAAATGTTGTTTAAAAATTATGCCGTAAACCAAAGAGTCAACCTGAATGTCAGTGGCGGCGGCGGTGTAGCACGTTATTACGTAGCGGGTTCTTTTAGCCAGGACAATGGTATCTTAAAAGTGGATGACCGGAATAATTTTAACAACAATATACGGCTACGGAATTATACTTTGCGTAGTAATGTTAACATTGATGTTACTAAAACAACAGAAATGATTGTCCGTTTAAGCGGTAATTTTGACGATTATAACGGACCGATATATACCGGAACGGAAATGTATAATATGGTGATGAGATCCAATCCGGTGATGTTTCCGGCATATTTTCCCGTGGATGATGCCCATAAATCCGTTAATCATATTATGTTCGGCAACTATGATGACAGTTATACGAATCCTTATGCAGAAATGGTCAAAGGTTATAAGGATCAGTCACGTTCCCAGATGTTGGCCCAGATGGAAGTGAAGCAGGATCTCAGTTTTTTGACTGATGGTTTGTCCATAAGGGGTATGATCAATCTTACCCGTCTGGCCAATTTTTATGTGACACGCTATTATAATCCCTACTGGTATCAGATAGTCAGCTACGACCGGGTTACTCATGAATATACGCTGGAGCAGACCAACGATAACGGCACCGAATACCTGAACTACAGCGAAAGTCCCAAAACAGTTGAATCAACCTTCTATGCGGAAGCAATGCTCAACTATAACCGTACGTTTTCTGAGAAACACAGCATCAGCGGCTTGTTTGTATTTATGGCGAGAGAAGGGCTTAATGCCAACTCCTGCAGCCTGCAGCTTTCTTTGCCATCCCGTAATCTCGGATTATCGGGACGTTTGACATATTCCTACGACAGCCGGTATTTTACAGAGTTTAATTTCGGATACAACGGCTCCGAGCGGTTTGCCCAAAAACACCGTTACGGATTTTTTCCTTCTGCCGGTGTGGCATGGAACATAGCCAACGAAGGATTCTGGGAGTCACTAAAGCCCATGGTGAATAATCTGAAACTGCGCTATTCCTATGGTCTGGTGGGAAATGACAATATAGGGACTGCATCCGACAGATTCTATTATTTGTCAAATGTTGATATGAATTCCGGAACCAGAGCGGCGACTTTCGGTACCAATATGGATCAATCCCTCAATGGCATTCAGGTAACCCGTTATGCTAACAAAGATATTACATGGGAAACATCGACCAAACAAAACTTTGCTATAGAAATAGGCCTATGGAATGAAGTGAACATTGTAGCCGAATATTTTACCGAATATCGTGAGAATATATTGATGACCCGTGAAGCGATTCCTCCTACCATGGGACTGACATCAAGCATCAGGGCCAATCTTGGCGAGGCTTCCGGAAAGGGGGTTGATTTATCCTTGGATTATCAACATTCCTGGACAGCAGATTTCTGGACTTCTGCCCGTGCCAATTTTACATACGCCGCCAGCAAATATGAAGCTTATGAAGAACCTCAATACAACGAGTACTGGCGTTCCCGGGTGGGCAATTCGCTAAACCAGATGTATGGTTATATTGCCGAGCGCCTGTTTATGGATGACGCCGAAGCCGAAAATGCCCCGGCACAAGAATTCAACATGGCATATGGAGGGGGCGACATCAAATACACTGATGTCAACCGGGATGGAAAAATAACGGATATTGACAAGGTTCCTATCGGATATCCTACTGTTCCGGAAATCGTATATGGTTTTGGATTTTCCATGGGCTATAAGGGTTTTGACGCTTCTTTCTTTTTCCAGGGAGCTGCCAGGGAATCTTTCTGGATTAGCACCGATCAAACTACACCCTTCCAGAATGAAACACAGGTATTGAAAGCATATGCAGACAGTCACTGGTCGGAGGCCAATCAGGACATGTATGCCACATGGCCGAGGTTAAGCCCCGGGTACAACTATAATAATATGCAAACAAGTACCTGGTGGATGCGCAACGGCTCCTTTCTTAGATTGAAACAGGCAGAAATCGGTTATTCCATCCCCGGGAAATGGAAGGAAAGATTCCGGATGAGTACCTGTCGTTTTTATGTGAGTGGTACGAATTTATTGTTGTTCAGTAAATTTAAAATGTGGGATGTAGAAATGGCCGGAAACGGATTGGGATACCCCTTGCAACGGGTAATCAATCTCGGTATCAACCTTACATTTAATTAATATAAAAATTTAACATTTAAAGAAATATGAAAATGTTACATATAATAAAAAAACAATGGGTTGTTGGATTATTCTTCATATTGGTGTTCAATGCCTGTGACGATTATCTGGATCTGGTGCCTGATAATATTGCTACCATCGAACATGCGTTTAGCATGCGTTCGGAAGCTGAAAAATATTTATATACCTGCTATTCATACATGCCCAGGGATGGGAATATAGCCTTGGATCCGGCTATTATGGGAGGCGATGAGATGTGGTCGGTTATTGATCCGGGCCAACCGCAATACAGCGATGAAATGTTTCGTATTGCCCGGGGCTTTCAGAATGCAAATACTCCCTTGGCCAACAATTATTGGATTGATTTGTATCAGGCGCTGAGAGACTGTAATATTTTTCTGGAAAATGTAGGAAAGGTTCCGGATTTGCCTGTTTGGGAAAGGGACAAATGGACTGCGGAAGTTACTTTTCTGAAAGCTTATTATCATTTTTATCTGGTTCGGATGTACGGGCCGATACCATTGGTCAAGGAAAACCTGCCCATCACGGCAAGCGAAGAGGAAGTAAAGGTTTCGCGGGTGCCGGTGGACGATTGTTTCGAATATATTGTCGAATTGATCGATGAAGCGCTTCCCGGACTTGACTCCATCATAGCTAACCCTACCAGGGAAATGGGGCGGATCACCAAACCTATAGCGGCGGCATGGAAGGCCAAAGTGTTGGTAACGGCAGCCAGCCCCCTGTTCAATGGAAATACCGATCAAAGTACCTTGAAAAACCACGATGGTACCCTCCTTTTTAACACGAACGATGATCCGGAAAAATGGGAAAGGGCCATGACAGCATGTAGGGAAGCTATAGATATATGTCACAGGGTTGGTATGGGCTTGTATGAATATAAGCCTGAATACCAGCAGTATAAATTAACGGATACCACTATGGTTGAGTTAAGTATACGTAATGTATTCTGCGAGAAATGGAATTCCGAAATTATCTGGGCAAATACCCAGACAGGAAGCAGCGCTATGCAGACTTTACAACGTCTATCTACGGCTAATCTGGATCCGCAATATTTCAGCAATTCCACATTGAGATCACAATTACAACCACCATTAAAAATTGCCGAAATGTTTTATACAGATAATGGAGTGCCCATTGCCGAAGATAAAAGTAGACAGGGGGTAAATATGTATGCATTACGGACAGCGGTTGAGGCCGAACAATTATATGTGAAAAATGGATATACTACTATTGAACTGCATTTCAACAGGGAACCCCGTTTTTATGCCAGTTTGGGATTTGATGGCGGAATCTGGTACGGACAGGGGAAATATGATAATAAGCCGGACGATTTGTTTTATATTGCTTGTCGCAGGAGTGGTAATCAGGGTAAGAAAGGTCAGCAGTTCGGCCCATTTACCGGGTATTACTGGAAAAAGTGCGTTCATTATCAAAATGTACAATCGTCTGTAAATGGCTATAACATGCAATATTACCCCTGGCCCATTATGCGTCTTGCCGACTTGTATTTGCTCTATGCTGAAGCCATTAATGAAGCAGAGGGGCCGAATGGAGCCAGTCAGGCAGAATTATATCAGTATATTGATGCTGTGCGTGCAAGAGCTGGCCTGAAAGGAATAGTGGAATCCTGGGATACCTATGCCAATAACAGTAAATATGAATCACAGGCAGGAATGCGCCAGATTATCCAACAGGAACGCCTGATTGAACTGGCGCTCGAAGGACAAAGATTCTGGGACCTTCGCCGGTGGAAAACGGCTACGGATCAATTCTCCCGTGCCATTGAAGGTTGGAAAGTGAATGAAAGCGCCCCTGGAAAATATTATTCGGTTGCACCCTTGTATCAGCAATCTTTTAGTACAAAAGATTATTTCTGGCCAATCATGGATTCTTACATCGAAAACAACAGGAATTTAGTACAAAACATCGGTTGGTAATCAATAGATAATATAGTTTGATAATTAAAATCGGCATAAATACAATAAAACCAACATCAGTGATGCAAGCAGGACAATTATAGGTAAGTATATGCTGGATTAGTATAAAAATTATAATAATATGAATATGAAAAAAATATTAAATATGTTCATTATGTTCGCCAGTCTGTTCTGGTACGGATGTAAAGAAGAAGGCCGGTTGGATCATGTCGACGGTCAGGCTCCGGCACCTGCCCCGGTAACCGTTACTGAGGTAATCAATACGCATGGTGGCGCTCTTATCAGGTATAAGGTTCCCAATGACAAGAATTTGGCAGGTGTAAAGGTCGTTTATGAACGGGGAGGTGAAATGTGCGAAACCAAAGCATCCCTTTATGTAGATTCATTGGTGGTTGAAGGCTTTGGCGATACCAGAAGCCGTACAGTCGATTTATACAGTATCGGATGGAACAACAAAACATCAGAGCCGGTCAGTATAAGCATTACCCCTCTAACTCCACCTGTAATGAGTGCTGCCAAAGAGATAGAAGCTGCTTTTGGCGGGGTCGGCATCAGTTTCTCCAATCATTCCCGGGCAAACCTGGCCCTTGTGTTACTGGCCGATACCACGGAAATGGATATGTGGCATCCTTTGCAAATCTTCTATACCAAGGCGGATACTGGTATTTTTTACCGGCGCGGGATGGAAGCCAAGGAGCAAAAATTTGCCATGTATGTACGCGACCGATGGAACAATAAATCGGATACCCTTATACGCTACCTGACCCCATTGATGGAGGAACTGTTACCGAAAGACGGTTGGGTAAACCAGAAACTTCCCGGAGATACCTGGGAATACGTAGAAGGACCGCAATATGCTATTGAAGGTGTATGGGATGATATTACCGGTAAACGTAACTCTAATATGTTTGCTTCAAAACATGACGCACCTATACCGCAGCATTTTACCATTTCTTTAGGATATACGGCCAGTGTTAATAGGATGAAGGTATATCAGAGACCCGGCGATGAGTATTCGGGCTCCAGTCCCCGTACCTTTGAATTATGGGGATCTGATGATCCTCCTGCTAACGGAAGCTGGGATAACTGGTACTTACTTGGAAAGTTCGAAGCATTTAAACCCTCCGGCTATGAAGAAGACGGATCGGTAGGAACCATTACGCAGGAAGATAAAGACTATTGTGTAGTAGATGGGATGGATTATGACTTGGTTGCATCGGATGAAGTGCCGGAACCCTACATGCCTGTAACTCATTTAAGATTCAGAACTACGGCCACCTTTAGTACATATGGTACAGATGTTGAAATAGGAAATTTTACTCTTTCCGAATTAACTTTTTGGGGTCAGATTATTAAATAACGAATAAAATGTATAATTATGAATAAGATAAATAAAATATATTATTCCATTTTTATATCTATCGCCTGTTTTATGGCCTCATGCGGCGATATGGACGAAAATTATAAGGAGTTTATCGTTTCCAATGGAATTACTTATCCGGGCAAAGTTGTTTCGCCCTTGTTGCATCCCGGAGAAAACAGGATTCTGTTGGAATGGCAGCCGAGCAACGACCCTAAAGTAACTAATACCCGTATATATTGGAATAATTACACCGACTCGATAGATATTCCAACCCTTGAGGATATGGATACCCTTTATCAAATGATTTCACCGTTAGTTGAGAATACTTATACTTTTATTTTCAAGACATTTGATGATGAGAGAAATTCCTCTGTTCCTATGGAGATAACAGGAAAAGCCTATGGCGATATTTACCGGGCGGATTTATCCAATCGGCGTATTGCCAATGAATATGTAGATGAAGAAAGGCTCTGGACCATTATTTGGGGAAAGTCTGATATACTCAACGGCGCGGCTGGTACCGAATTGATTTACAAAATTTCGGATACTGAAACCCGTAGGGTTGTTGTTCCTGCCGATGAAGATATCCTCAGGGTAACCGGACATGTTAGTGAATCGGAATATAAATACCGGACATTTTTCCTGCCTACCCCCATAGCCATTGATACTTTTTATACCGCATATGATACCGGTAATGTTCCGGTAAAGAACCCTGTGAAAATCTCTACAGACGGATGGATTGCCACTGCCGACACCTGGGCGCCTAATCAGGGGCAAACCGAAAACGGATCGGAAGGTGGTATTCCCGCTAAGACAATCGATGGAAATCCCGCTACGTTCTGGCATACCGCTACTGATGCCCAAGGGCAACCGGCTGGTGGTAGTTACCCGACAAATTATCCCCATTGGCTGGCTTATGATATGGGTGAAAATATTGATGTATATATGGTAGAATTGACTCCGCGCGGTAGTTATACACAACACGGTATTAAAGAATTCCAGATACAGGGAAGTATGGATGGTTCCAACTGGACAACCTATGATATTTTCACCGGCACAACTGCTCCTGCCAACAAAGCGACACTTGAACAACGGGCTGTAGTTCAACAATTTTATGTGGATGGCACTCCGACAATGAAGTATATCCGCATATGGATGTTGAATTCCCATGCTAACCAGCAGCATGGGCATCTTGCGGAATTTGCCGTGTATAAAGAATAATATAAACAGTAAATAAATGCAGGGAAAATCGGGATTATTTGTATTCTATACCGCATGATGAACTGATATTAAATCTAAATTTGAGACAAAACCCAAATTAAGTCCGTTTTAACAGAAGTTGCTCGGAGCGGACTTATTTTCAAATAATAACATGACATGATGAATTTTTTTTCTCCAGTATTAATATTATTATTTATGTTATCCTTTCAACAACGGGATAATATTAATGTTTCCGATGTGTTTGAACCGCTTCCTCCCGGAGCGGTTCAATTAAACGGCTATCTGGACGGTCATATAGATAATTCAATGGAACATTGGAACAAAGGAGTCATTCCATATGCCAAATTTGTCGATTTTTTTAGAAGCGGCCGCCCGAA from the Bacteroidales bacterium genome contains:
- a CDS encoding TonB-dependent receptor, which produces MKLSLIMLFITILHVSAEVYSQNSRLSLKERQVKLRDAFKQIEIQTDFLFLYNADDISDDLKVDIRAKDQPIEEVLDELLKDTGLGYSIRERHIVIRPKEVKKPGALSSAQGIRITGTVSDNHGELLPGVNVLIRGTSLGTATDANGEYTITVPSDTSVLLFHFMGYQTREIEVGKRRVVAVTMIETASEIDEVVVVAFGTQKKESVIGSISTINPAELKVPSSNLTTALAGNMAGVIAYQRSGEPGADNADFFVRGITTFGTNTNPLILIDGIELTTTDLARLQPDDIASFSVMKDATATALYGARGANGVILVTTKQGTVGPAKISIRYENSISSPTRNVKLADPVTYMKLRNEAVLTRNPLDELPYSEEKIESTADGMNPLIFPANDWRKMLFKNYAVNQRVNLNVSGGGGVARYYVAGSFSQDNGILKVDDRNNFNNNIRLRNYTLRSNVNIDVTKTTEMIVRLSGNFDDYNGPIYTGTEMYNMVMRSNPVMFPAYFPVDDAHKSVNHIMFGNYDDSYTNPYAEMVKGYKDQSRSQMLAQMEVKQDLSFLTDGLSIRGMINLTRLANFYVTRYYNPYWYQIVSYDRVTHEYTLEQTNDNGTEYLNYSESPKTVESTFYAEAMLNYNRTFSEKHSISGLFVFMAREGLNANSCSLQLSLPSRNLGLSGRLTYSYDSRYFTEFNFGYNGSERFAQKHRYGFFPSAGVAWNIANEGFWESLKPMVNNLKLRYSYGLVGNDNIGTASDRFYYLSNVDMNSGTRAATFGTNMDQSLNGIQVTRYANKDITWETSTKQNFAIEIGLWNEVNIVAEYFTEYRENILMTREAIPPTMGLTSSIRANLGEASGKGVDLSLDYQHSWTADFWTSARANFTYAASKYEAYEEPQYNEYWRSRVGNSLNQMYGYIAERLFMDDAEAENAPAQEFNMAYGGGDIKYTDVNRDGKITDIDKVPIGYPTVPEIVYGFGFSMGYKGFDASFFFQGAARESFWISTDQTTPFQNETQVLKAYADSHWSEANQDMYATWPRLSPGYNYNNMQTSTWWMRNGSFLRLKQAEIGYSIPGKWKERFRMSTCRFYVSGTNLLLFSKFKMWDVEMAGNGLGYPLQRVINLGINLTFN
- a CDS encoding RagB/SusD family nutrient uptake outer membrane protein — translated: MLHIIKKQWVVGLFFILVFNACDDYLDLVPDNIATIEHAFSMRSEAEKYLYTCYSYMPRDGNIALDPAIMGGDEMWSVIDPGQPQYSDEMFRIARGFQNANTPLANNYWIDLYQALRDCNIFLENVGKVPDLPVWERDKWTAEVTFLKAYYHFYLVRMYGPIPLVKENLPITASEEEVKVSRVPVDDCFEYIVELIDEALPGLDSIIANPTREMGRITKPIAAAWKAKVLVTAASPLFNGNTDQSTLKNHDGTLLFNTNDDPEKWERAMTACREAIDICHRVGMGLYEYKPEYQQYKLTDTTMVELSIRNVFCEKWNSEIIWANTQTGSSAMQTLQRLSTANLDPQYFSNSTLRSQLQPPLKIAEMFYTDNGVPIAEDKSRQGVNMYALRTAVEAEQLYVKNGYTTIELHFNREPRFYASLGFDGGIWYGQGKYDNKPDDLFYIACRRSGNQGKKGQQFGPFTGYYWKKCVHYQNVQSSVNGYNMQYYPWPIMRLADLYLLYAEAINEAEGPNGASQAELYQYIDAVRARAGLKGIVESWDTYANNSKYESQAGMRQIIQQERLIELALEGQRFWDLRRWKTATDQFSRAIEGWKVNESAPGKYYSVAPLYQQSFSTKDYFWPIMDSYIENNRNLVQNIGW
- a CDS encoding DUF4959 domain-containing protein, whose amino-acid sequence is MKKILNMFIMFASLFWYGCKEEGRLDHVDGQAPAPAPVTVTEVINTHGGALIRYKVPNDKNLAGVKVVYERGGEMCETKASLYVDSLVVEGFGDTRSRTVDLYSIGWNNKTSEPVSISITPLTPPVMSAAKEIEAAFGGVGISFSNHSRANLALVLLADTTEMDMWHPLQIFYTKADTGIFYRRGMEAKEQKFAMYVRDRWNNKSDTLIRYLTPLMEELLPKDGWVNQKLPGDTWEYVEGPQYAIEGVWDDITGKRNSNMFASKHDAPIPQHFTISLGYTASVNRMKVYQRPGDEYSGSSPRTFELWGSDDPPANGSWDNWYLLGKFEAFKPSGYEEDGSVGTITQEDKDYCVVDGMDYDLVASDEVPEPYMPVTHLRFRTTATFSTYGTDVEIGNFTLSELTFWGQIIK
- a CDS encoding discoidin domain-containing protein; translated protein: MNKINKIYYSIFISIACFMASCGDMDENYKEFIVSNGITYPGKVVSPLLHPGENRILLEWQPSNDPKVTNTRIYWNNYTDSIDIPTLEDMDTLYQMISPLVENTYTFIFKTFDDERNSSVPMEITGKAYGDIYRADLSNRRIANEYVDEERLWTIIWGKSDILNGAAGTELIYKISDTETRRVVVPADEDILRVTGHVSESEYKYRTFFLPTPIAIDTFYTAYDTGNVPVKNPVKISTDGWIATADTWAPNQGQTENGSEGGIPAKTIDGNPATFWHTATDAQGQPAGGSYPTNYPHWLAYDMGENIDVYMVELTPRGSYTQHGIKEFQIQGSMDGSNWTTYDIFTGTTAPANKATLEQRAVVQQFYVDGTPTMKYIRIWMLNSHANQQHGHLAEFAVYKE